One Synechococcus sp. JA-2-3B'a(2-13) genomic window carries:
- a CDS encoding cation:proton antiporter subunit C: protein MLNAAVLLTIFLGFWGVVVKRNLIMKILSMDVMSTGVIAFFVIWAARSGVFTPIYKPWRELDYADPVPQGIILTAIVIGLSVQALMLVGVMKLSRNHPTLEVESIEQAVASGAQSTSTDD, encoded by the coding sequence ATGTTAAATGCCGCCGTCCTCCTCACGATCTTCCTTGGCTTCTGGGGAGTCGTGGTCAAGCGCAACCTCATTATGAAGATCCTATCTATGGATGTTATGAGCACCGGGGTCATCGCCTTCTTCGTGATCTGGGCAGCCCGGAGCGGTGTGTTCACCCCCATCTACAAACCCTGGCGCGAGCTGGACTATGCCGACCCGGTGCCTCAGGGGATCATCCTCACGGCCATCGTCATTGGCCTATCGGTACAAGCCTTGATGTTGGTGGGGGTGATGAAGCTGTCCCGCAATCATCCCACCCTCGAAGTCGAGAGCATCGAACAGGCAGTCGCGTCAGGGGCGCAGAGCACTTCTACCGATGACTGA
- a CDS encoding cation:proton antiporter, with the protein MTELTLVWVALPFLLAFTTYLMPALTRPSLVGMAALTVAYAVQQGGLPGTTAAPLELQLLDHFGVTLRIDANGAAMLLAHGLVTLGVALYLDRRFAGSRFLAMQLLIVHGSANAVVISADLISVYVSLEVLSIGVFLLLTYGRRAEGQPTVEENAPHRDRQLWVGLRYLFMSNVAMLFYLMGAILVYVRTGSLAMSSLTMADPTALALIAVGLLAKGAIFVAGLWLPLTYVTADPVVAAVLSGFTTKAGAMALVRCSEASPVLAQGLPYLSAGSAVFGILLALMASTPQHLLAWSSVSQMGFVIAAPQWAGLYGLAHGLAKPLLFVGTSVSHRWRWPMLLLGSASLAGVPGSLGYAAKALSLSALDPWHEWLLVGVTVGTTCLGVRVLRAPVSRMKGATTSATPWQDKVALVLWGGGLLWGWLPAAYGADNLLKALLSLGVGIPLGWFWERIPLKGGSVNEGLEAVVGGLSIVLVLVWALLAVGNYGTLP; encoded by the coding sequence ATGACTGAGCTGACGCTGGTGTGGGTGGCATTGCCCTTTCTGCTGGCCTTCACAACCTACTTGATGCCGGCCCTGACCCGTCCCAGCTTGGTGGGGATGGCCGCGCTGACGGTGGCCTATGCGGTGCAGCAGGGGGGCTTGCCCGGCACAACCGCTGCGCCCTTGGAGCTGCAGCTTTTGGATCACTTCGGGGTGACGCTGCGGATCGATGCCAATGGAGCAGCGATGCTCTTGGCCCACGGCCTGGTCACGCTAGGAGTGGCCCTGTATTTGGATAGACGCTTTGCGGGCAGCCGCTTTCTGGCCATGCAGTTGCTGATCGTCCACGGTAGCGCCAATGCTGTCGTCATCAGTGCCGACCTGATCAGCGTCTACGTTTCCCTGGAGGTGCTCAGCATCGGCGTGTTTTTGCTGCTGACCTATGGGCGGCGGGCTGAGGGCCAACCCACAGTGGAAGAAAATGCTCCGCACCGCGATCGCCAGCTCTGGGTGGGGCTGCGCTACCTTTTCATGAGCAATGTGGCCATGCTCTTCTACCTGATGGGCGCAATCCTGGTCTATGTGCGCACGGGATCCCTGGCGATGAGCAGTTTAACTATGGCCGACCCCACGGCCTTGGCGCTGATTGCTGTGGGTCTTTTGGCCAAGGGGGCGATCTTCGTTGCCGGCCTGTGGCTGCCCCTCACCTACGTTACCGCGGATCCCGTTGTTGCGGCGGTGCTCAGCGGTTTTACGACCAAAGCAGGAGCCATGGCTTTGGTGCGCTGCAGCGAGGCTTCGCCGGTCTTGGCCCAGGGGTTGCCCTACTTGAGCGCTGGTTCAGCCGTTTTCGGGATCCTACTGGCCCTGATGGCGAGCACGCCCCAGCACCTTCTCGCCTGGAGCTCGGTATCGCAGATGGGATTTGTGATTGCTGCCCCTCAGTGGGCGGGTTTGTATGGCCTTGCCCATGGGTTGGCGAAGCCCCTGTTGTTTGTTGGAACGAGCGTGAGCCATCGCTGGCGGTGGCCCATGTTGCTCTTGGGGTCGGCTTCCCTGGCGGGAGTGCCCGGCAGCTTGGGGTATGCAGCCAAGGCCCTCAGCTTATCTGCTCTGGATCCCTGGCACGAGTGGCTGCTGGTGGGGGTTACCGTCGGCACCACTTGTTTAGGCGTGCGAGTGCTGCGGGCACCTGTTTCTCGAATGAAGGGGGCAACCACCTCTGCAACTCCTTGGCAAGATAAAGTGGCACTGGTGCTTTGGGGTGGGGGCTTGCTCTGGGGCTGGCTACCGGCGGCCTATGGCGCTGACAATCTTCTCAAAGCCCTGCTGAGCCTAGGCGTTGGGATCCCCCTAGGCTGGTTTTGGGAGCGGATCCCTTTGAAGGGAGGGTCGGTGAACGAAGGGCTGGAAGCAGTGGTGGGCGGCTTGAGCATAGTGTTGGTGCTGGTTTGGGCTCTGTTAGCTGTGGGGAACTATGGGACGCTACCCTGA
- a CDS encoding Na+/H+ antiporter subunit E codes for MGRYPELGLLEIGLRLLIWFLLTGNLSWDNVAIGVAATLLLPRQASAPVQWRDWGRVLQEILLAIPRAYWEAFEMILKPHTVEEVVYKQTLPNRSAGLVFLDIFLITFTPKTIVLNCNAQGTYEVHVLKPREDV; via the coding sequence ATGGGACGCTACCCTGAGTTGGGTCTATTGGAGATCGGCCTGCGCCTCTTGATTTGGTTTCTGCTGACGGGCAATCTGAGCTGGGACAATGTGGCCATCGGGGTGGCGGCAACGTTGCTGCTGCCGCGCCAGGCTTCCGCACCGGTGCAATGGCGGGATTGGGGGCGAGTGCTCCAGGAAATTCTTCTCGCCATCCCAAGAGCCTACTGGGAAGCCTTCGAGATGATCCTCAAGCCCCACACTGTTGAGGAAGTTGTATACAAACAAACCCTGCCCAACCGTTCAGCAGGGCTGGTGTTTCTGGATATCTTTTTAATTACCTTCACGCCCAAAACCATCGTGCTCAATTGCAATGCCCAAGGCACTTATGAAGTCCATGTGCTCAAGCCGCGGGAGGACGTGTGA
- a CDS encoding monovalent cation/H(+) antiporter subunit G produces MEVWVEGLSYLLFGIGVLFWLWGTAPLLGDRSILFKLHGLSVSDTLGSMSIMLGLLLRIPREWPLLVLALISLAIWNTILGYVLAFCSQRKSL; encoded by the coding sequence ATGGAAGTCTGGGTGGAAGGTCTGAGCTATCTGTTGTTTGGGATTGGTGTGCTGTTTTGGCTGTGGGGAACGGCGCCGCTCCTTGGGGATCGCTCGATTTTATTTAAGCTGCACGGCCTTTCGGTGTCGGACACCCTGGGCTCTATGAGCATCATGCTGGGGCTGCTGTTGCGGATCCCACGGGAATGGCCCCTGTTGGTGTTGGCACTGATCTCCCTGGCTATTTGGAATACCATTCTGGGCTATGTGCTGGCGTTTTGCTCGCAGCGCAAGTCCCTATAG
- a CDS encoding DUF4040 domain-containing protein: MEETLLLVMALLLPLTASLVVTQTNPYHALVMRGILGTIAALIYALFGAADVALTEALVGTMLSITLYAIAVRSSLSMRLGVLEGSPVLEASTSAARQLLQQMRQGLQRYHMRLELTAYGSSEALVAALRSREVHTIALEPGGEAAEYRLVTRVPRLQAILAQQALATEVMAT, encoded by the coding sequence ATGGAAGAGACCCTGTTGCTGGTGATGGCGTTACTCCTGCCCCTGACGGCAAGCTTGGTGGTGACTCAGACCAATCCCTACCACGCCTTGGTAATGCGAGGGATCCTGGGGACGATTGCCGCCCTGATCTATGCGCTGTTTGGGGCGGCGGATGTGGCCCTGACCGAGGCACTGGTGGGCACCATGCTTTCTATTACCCTCTACGCCATTGCGGTGCGCTCTTCGCTGAGCATGCGCCTGGGCGTTCTCGAAGGCAGCCCTGTGCTGGAGGCCAGTACCTCAGCAGCACGGCAGTTGTTACAGCAGATGCGCCAAGGGCTACAGCGGTACCACATGCGCTTGGAGTTGACCGCCTATGGGAGTTCAGAGGCGTTGGTGGCTGCTCTTCGCAGCCGGGAGGTACACACCATTGCCCTTGAGCCCGGTGGAGAAGCAGCAGAGTATCGCCTGGTTACACGCGTGCCCCGCCTGCAGGCCATTTTGGCGCAGCAAGCTCTGGCCACTGAGGTGATGGCGACATGA
- a CDS encoding Na(+)/H(+) antiporter subunit B, which produces MKWVYGIAVLLAALQLIVGEVGSVSPNRAAGVALVEAVEILASESGVPNAVTGLILRNRLYDTVFEVVVFSTAILGAQYLLADEQPTANVAQFTDIPSIVLARVGATISALIAVELAIRGHLTPGGGFAAGVAGGTAIGLVAITASSTWMEAIYKRWRAAMWEKLSVVTFIGVAVVALAGWELPRGELGALFSGGWIPILNILVAIKVALGSWAAVLIFIRYRGLL; this is translated from the coding sequence ATGAAGTGGGTGTACGGGATAGCGGTGTTGCTGGCAGCCCTACAGCTCATCGTGGGCGAGGTGGGATCCGTGTCCCCCAATCGCGCAGCGGGCGTAGCTTTAGTCGAGGCAGTGGAGATTCTGGCCAGCGAAAGCGGTGTGCCCAACGCGGTGACGGGTCTCATTCTGCGCAACCGCCTCTACGATACGGTCTTTGAAGTGGTGGTGTTTTCCACGGCGATTTTGGGCGCCCAATACCTGCTGGCGGATGAGCAGCCGACAGCCAATGTAGCTCAATTTACCGATATTCCCTCGATTGTGTTGGCGCGAGTGGGAGCCACCATTTCGGCTTTGATCGCGGTGGAGCTTGCCATTCGAGGGCACCTGACGCCGGGCGGAGGCTTTGCTGCCGGGGTGGCGGGGGGGACGGCCATTGGCTTGGTGGCGATCACCGCCTCTTCCACCTGGATGGAGGCCATCTACAAACGGTGGCGGGCTGCGATGTGGGAGAAGCTGTCGGTGGTGACGTTTATCGGGGTGGCCGTGGTGGCTCTGGCCGGCTGGGAATTGCCCAGAGGGGAGTTGGGAGCTCTGTTTAGCGGCGGCTGGATCCCGATTCTCAATATTCTGGTGGCGATCAAAGTGGCGCTGGGATCCTGGGCGGCAGTTTTGATCTTTATTCGCTACCGCGGCTTGTTATGA
- a CDS encoding FitA-like ribbon-helix-helix domain-containing protein: MATLIVRNVDEAIVKALKQRASRHGVSAEAEHRKILEQVLLQPAKQSFAEVLRSIPNVGNDSDFERVQDNTAHDVFA, translated from the coding sequence ATGGCCACGTTAATTGTTCGCAATGTTGACGAAGCCATTGTCAAAGCTCTCAAACAAAGGGCTAGTCGTCACGGCGTTAGTGCAGAGGCCGAACACCGCAAAATCCTAGAGCAAGTCTTACTCCAGCCTGCGAAACAGTCCTTTGCCGAAGTGCTCAGATCGATACCTAACGTTGGCAACGATTCAGACTTTGAGCGGGTGCAAGATAACACTGCCCATGACGTATTTGCTTGA
- the carB gene encoding carbamoyl-phosphate synthase large subunit yields the protein MPRRTDIHKILLIGAGPIVIGQACEFDYSGTQACKALREEGYEVVLVNSNPATIMTDPSMAERTYIEPVTVDFVAKIIERERPDALLPTMGGQTALNVAVQLAQQGILEQYGVELIGAKREAIEKAEDRDLFKQAMQRIGLAVPRSGLAHTLEEAKQIAQEIGYPLIIRPAYTLGGTGGGVAYNQEEFEEICAAGLEASPVSQILVEESVIGWKEFELEVMRDLADNVVIICSIENMDPMGVHTGDSITVAPAQTLTDKEYQRLRDYAIAIMREIGVETGGSNVQFAVNPANGEVRVIEMNPRVSRSSALASKATGFPIAKIAAKLAVGYTLPEIPNDITRKTPASFEPTIDYVVTKIPRFAFEKFPGAEPVLTTQMKSVGEAMAIGRTFQESIQKALRSLEIDRPGFGSDRPEVFPKPEEVRANLRTPNPFRLLTIRTALLMGFSAQEIAQLTHIDPWFIDKLQELVEVEQALKGRELGSLSADDLRHLKQMGFSDRQIAHLTGSTEHQVRACRKSLGVIPTYKTVDTCAAEFEAATPYQYSTYESESEIFPARKEKVMILGGGPNRIGQGIEFDYCCCHAAFALSRLGYEAIMVNSNPETVSTDYDTADRLYFEPLTHEEVMNLVDAEQPVGLIVQFGGQTPLKLAQGLAAAQAPIWGTSPDSIDIAEDRGRFERILRELDIRQPANGIARSVEESLEIARRIGYPVVVRPSYVLGGRAMEIVYSDQDLQRYMQLAVAVDPDRPVLVDQFLEEAVEVDVDAIADRTGAVTIGGILEHIEQAGIHSGDSACVLPSRTLSPEVLRVIREWTVKLAQALKVVGLINVQYAVQKGQVYILEANPRASRTVPFVSKAIGHPLADYAAQVMSGKTLEELGFTQEVIPSHIAVKEAVLPFHKFPGTDTLLGPEMRSTGEVMGIDTDFGRAYAKAQLAAGQNLPLQGTVFISVSDRDKQAVIPVAREFVGLGFRLLATEGTQKVLAEHGIPVDKVLKLHEGRPHVIDAIKNHQIQLIINTPSGVEAQQDGQKIRRTALAYKIPLVTTLAGAKATAAAIRALQSGSLQVKCLQDFFPPRNAPSKLLEAP from the coding sequence ATGCCGCGCCGCACCGATATCCACAAAATCTTGCTCATTGGAGCGGGGCCGATCGTCATTGGCCAAGCCTGCGAATTCGACTACTCGGGCACCCAAGCCTGCAAAGCCCTGCGGGAAGAGGGCTATGAGGTCGTTTTGGTCAACTCTAACCCCGCCACCATCATGACGGATCCCAGTATGGCGGAGCGCACCTACATCGAGCCGGTGACGGTGGACTTTGTGGCCAAAATTATCGAGCGGGAGCGCCCTGATGCTTTGCTGCCCACCATGGGCGGCCAGACGGCCCTCAACGTGGCGGTGCAACTGGCCCAGCAAGGGATCCTGGAGCAGTACGGGGTGGAGTTGATTGGGGCCAAGCGGGAGGCCATTGAAAAAGCCGAAGACCGGGATCTCTTCAAGCAAGCCATGCAGCGGATTGGCTTGGCCGTGCCCCGCTCTGGCCTGGCCCACACCCTGGAAGAAGCCAAGCAGATTGCCCAGGAGATCGGCTATCCCCTCATCATCCGCCCGGCCTATACCCTGGGGGGCACCGGTGGTGGGGTGGCTTACAACCAGGAGGAGTTTGAAGAGATCTGCGCTGCCGGCTTGGAGGCCAGCCCCGTTTCCCAAATCTTGGTGGAAGAATCGGTCATCGGCTGGAAGGAGTTTGAGCTGGAGGTGATGCGGGATCTGGCGGATAACGTGGTGATCATCTGCTCCATAGAAAACATGGACCCGATGGGGGTGCACACCGGCGACTCCATCACCGTGGCCCCGGCCCAAACCCTCACCGACAAAGAATACCAGCGGCTGCGGGACTACGCCATCGCCATCATGCGCGAAATTGGCGTAGAGACCGGGGGATCCAACGTGCAATTTGCCGTCAACCCTGCCAACGGCGAGGTGCGGGTGATCGAGATGAACCCGCGGGTCTCCCGCTCTTCTGCTTTGGCCAGCAAGGCCACCGGCTTTCCCATCGCCAAAATTGCCGCCAAATTGGCAGTGGGCTACACGCTGCCGGAGATCCCCAACGACATCACCCGCAAAACTCCGGCCAGCTTCGAGCCCACCATCGACTATGTGGTCACCAAGATCCCTCGCTTTGCTTTTGAAAAATTCCCCGGCGCAGAGCCGGTTCTCACCACCCAGATGAAATCGGTGGGGGAGGCGATGGCCATTGGCCGCACTTTTCAAGAATCCATCCAGAAGGCCCTGCGCTCTTTGGAAATCGACCGTCCCGGTTTTGGCAGCGATAGGCCGGAGGTTTTCCCCAAGCCGGAGGAAGTGCGGGCCAACCTGCGCACCCCCAACCCCTTCCGCCTGCTCACCATCCGCACCGCTCTGCTCATGGGCTTTTCTGCCCAGGAGATTGCCCAACTCACCCACATCGATCCCTGGTTTATCGACAAGCTACAGGAGTTGGTGGAGGTGGAGCAGGCCCTCAAGGGGCGGGAGCTGGGATCCCTGAGCGCTGACGACTTGAGACACCTCAAGCAAATGGGCTTCAGCGACCGACAAATTGCCCACCTAACCGGATCCACGGAACATCAGGTGCGGGCCTGCCGCAAAAGCCTGGGGGTGATCCCCACCTACAAAACTGTAGATACCTGCGCCGCCGAATTTGAGGCTGCTACCCCCTACCAGTACTCTACCTACGAGAGCGAGTCGGAGATTTTCCCGGCCCGCAAAGAGAAGGTGATGATCTTGGGAGGTGGCCCCAACCGCATCGGCCAGGGGATCGAATTCGACTACTGCTGTTGTCATGCTGCCTTTGCCCTCAGCCGCCTGGGTTACGAAGCGATCATGGTCAACTCCAACCCGGAAACCGTTTCCACCGACTACGACACCGCTGATCGCCTCTATTTTGAGCCGCTCACCCATGAAGAGGTGATGAACTTGGTGGATGCTGAGCAGCCGGTCGGCCTGATCGTGCAATTTGGCGGCCAAACCCCGCTCAAGCTGGCGCAGGGGCTGGCGGCAGCCCAGGCTCCCATCTGGGGAACTTCCCCCGACTCCATCGACATTGCTGAGGATCGGGGGCGCTTCGAGCGCATCTTGCGGGAGTTGGATATTCGCCAACCGGCCAACGGCATTGCCCGCAGCGTGGAAGAAAGCTTGGAAATTGCCCGCCGCATCGGCTATCCGGTGGTGGTGCGGCCCAGCTACGTCTTGGGGGGACGAGCCATGGAGATCGTCTATTCCGACCAAGACCTGCAGCGCTACATGCAACTGGCGGTGGCGGTGGATCCGGATCGTCCGGTGCTGGTGGATCAGTTCCTGGAAGAGGCGGTGGAGGTGGATGTGGATGCCATTGCCGACCGCACCGGCGCTGTTACCATCGGCGGCATTCTGGAGCACATCGAGCAGGCCGGGATCCACTCGGGCGATTCGGCCTGTGTATTGCCCAGCCGCACCCTCAGCCCCGAGGTGCTGCGGGTGATCCGCGAGTGGACGGTGAAGTTGGCCCAAGCTCTGAAGGTGGTGGGCCTGATCAACGTGCAATACGCCGTCCAAAAAGGCCAGGTCTATATCCTGGAGGCCAACCCGCGCGCCTCTCGCACCGTACCCTTCGTCAGCAAGGCTATCGGCCATCCGCTGGCGGACTACGCCGCTCAAGTGATGAGCGGCAAAACTCTGGAAGAGCTGGGCTTTACCCAGGAGGTGATCCCCTCCCACATTGCCGTCAAAGAAGCGGTTTTGCCCTTCCACAAGTTTCCCGGCACCGACACGCTGCTGGGGCCGGAGATGCGCTCCACCGGTGAGGTGATGGGCATTGACACGGACTTTGGCCGCGCTTACGCCAAAGCCCAACTGGCGGCGGGGCAGAATCTACCTCTCCAGGGGACGGTGTTCATCAGCGTCAGCGACCGGGATAAACAGGCGGTCATCCCGGTAGCCCGCGAGTTTGTGGGGCTGGGCTTTCGCCTGTTGGCCACCGAAGGAACCCAAAAAGTTTTAGCCGAACACGGGATCCCGGTGGACAAAGTCCTCAAGCTGCACGAGGGGCGGCCCCACGTCATCGACGCCATCAAAAACCATCAGATTCAGCTCATTATCAACACTCCTTCCGGTGTCGAGGCGCAGCAAGATGGCCAAAAGATCCGCCGCACTGCCCTGGCTTACAAGATCCCTCTGGTGACAACCCTGGCAGGAGCCAAAGCCACTGCGGCTGCCATCCGTGCTTTGCAGTCGGGATCCCTGCAGGTGAAGTGCTTGCAGGATTTTTTTCCACCCAGGAATGCCCCAAGCAAACTTCTGGAAGCCCCATGA
- the psbA gene encoding photosystem II q(b) protein — translation MSTVIRRSLAARQLWSWNGFCQWITSTENRLYIGWFGVLMIPTLLAAAFCFVIAFIAAPPVDVDGIREPVIGSLIGGNNLISAAVVPTSAAIGLHFYPIWEAASLDEWLYNGGPYQLIVLHFLIGVWCYLGRQWELSYRLGMRPWIAVAFSAPAAAATAVLLVYPIGQGSFSEGLPLGIAGTFYFMLAFQAEHNILMHPASWLGVAGVFGGALLASLHGSLVISSLIRETSEEESQNAGYRFGQEEVTYNFLAGHYAFLGRLGFPGLGLRNSRSVHFWMAALPTVGIWAAAIGIGIMAFNLNGLNFNQSILDSQGRFIPTYADLLNRANLGIQVMHAPNAHHFPLLLAAQP, via the coding sequence ATGAGTACGGTAATTCGCCGCTCCTTGGCTGCGCGGCAGCTCTGGAGTTGGAATGGCTTTTGTCAATGGATAACCAGCACCGAAAACCGGCTGTACATCGGCTGGTTTGGCGTGTTGATGATCCCGACGCTGTTGGCGGCTGCCTTTTGTTTTGTAATCGCTTTTATTGCTGCTCCGCCGGTGGATGTGGATGGGATCCGCGAGCCGGTGATCGGCTCTTTGATAGGGGGGAATAATCTCATCTCGGCGGCGGTGGTGCCCACCTCAGCGGCCATTGGCCTGCACTTCTACCCCATTTGGGAAGCCGCTTCTTTGGATGAATGGCTCTACAACGGCGGCCCCTACCAACTGATCGTGCTCCATTTTTTGATTGGGGTGTGGTGCTATCTGGGCCGGCAATGGGAGCTGAGCTATCGCTTGGGCATGCGTCCCTGGATTGCGGTGGCGTTTTCCGCTCCGGCGGCGGCGGCTACGGCAGTGCTCTTGGTTTACCCCATCGGCCAGGGCAGTTTCTCGGAGGGCTTGCCCCTGGGGATCGCCGGCACCTTCTACTTCATGCTGGCTTTCCAGGCGGAGCACAATATCCTCATGCACCCTGCTAGCTGGCTGGGGGTGGCCGGCGTCTTTGGCGGCGCTCTGCTGGCCTCCCTGCACGGCTCCCTGGTGATCTCCAGCCTAATCCGCGAGACCTCGGAAGAAGAGTCACAAAATGCCGGCTACCGCTTCGGGCAGGAGGAAGTCACCTACAACTTCCTGGCCGGGCACTACGCGTTCTTGGGGCGGCTGGGGTTCCCCGGCCTGGGCCTGAGAAACAGCCGTTCCGTCCACTTCTGGATGGCGGCCCTGCCCACAGTGGGGATTTGGGCGGCGGCAATAGGTATCGGCATAATGGCCTTTAACTTGAACGGCTTGAACTTCAACCAGTCCATCCTGGACAGCCAGGGCCGCTTCATCCCCACCTACGCCGATCTCCTCAACCGCGCCAATCTGGGGATCCAGGTGATGCACGCCCCCAACGCCCATCATTTTCCCTTGCTGCTGGCGGCTCAACCCTAA
- a CDS encoding aspartate kinase translates to MERSLIVQKYGGTSVGSVERIQAVAQRVAHTVKAGHRVVVVVSAMGDETDRLVGLGEQILQGSPTTPAQLREWDMLLSTGEQVSIALVALALQRLGCPALSLTAAQVGIVTTRDHSRARILHIHTDRLWQHLEREEVVVVAGFQGITSLAELEITTLGRGGSDTTAVALAVALGAELCEIYTDVPGIFTTDPRKVPEARLLPEITSDEMLELASLGAQVLHPRSVEIARNYGVKLRVRSSLEPLQAGCEGTLILSPPPRPRAADSSIELGLAVDTVELDRDQAKLVLVGVPDRPGIAAQLFQGIAAAGVNVDLILQSLQFTASCASGTDSLPQGSVPQPTNDIAFTVSRSQVAEAAAVARQIGQELQCAAVIVDEAVAKVSIAGVGMMGRPGIAAQMFQVLAEAGINLQMISMSEIKVSCVVAAERAGDAALALGESFQVIPHLHRAKMPAAPQDSHPVRGVALDLKQSRLGLRKVPDRPGTAAHLFGRLAAAGIIVDTIIQSQRGYHNGIPSTDIAFTVPQDQAMAAEAVCRQVAEELQAAGVDADHDIAKVSIVGAEMETYPGVAARLFAALAEAGINIEMIATSEIKVSCVVRRDRGIPALQAIHRAFRLDCP, encoded by the coding sequence ATGGAACGCAGCTTAATCGTTCAAAAGTACGGCGGTACCTCTGTCGGCTCTGTCGAGCGTATCCAAGCCGTGGCCCAACGGGTGGCCCACACGGTGAAGGCAGGGCATCGGGTGGTGGTGGTGGTCTCGGCGATGGGGGATGAAACCGATCGCCTTGTGGGCTTGGGGGAGCAGATCTTGCAGGGATCCCCGACCACGCCGGCCCAGTTGCGGGAATGGGATATGCTCCTTTCCACCGGTGAGCAGGTGAGCATTGCCCTGGTGGCCTTGGCGCTGCAACGCTTGGGGTGTCCTGCCCTTTCCCTGACGGCAGCCCAGGTGGGCATTGTCACCACTCGGGATCACAGCCGGGCCCGCATTTTGCACATCCACACCGACCGCCTGTGGCAGCACCTGGAGCGGGAAGAGGTGGTGGTGGTGGCCGGGTTTCAGGGCATCACCAGCCTGGCGGAGCTGGAGATCACCACCCTAGGTCGGGGGGGATCCGACACCACGGCGGTGGCCTTGGCAGTGGCTTTGGGAGCAGAGCTGTGTGAGATCTACACCGATGTGCCGGGGATCTTCACCACGGATCCGCGTAAGGTGCCTGAGGCCAGGCTGTTGCCGGAGATCACCAGTGATGAAATGTTGGAGCTGGCCAGCTTGGGGGCCCAGGTGCTGCATCCCCGCTCGGTGGAAATTGCCCGCAACTACGGTGTGAAGCTGCGGGTGCGCTCCAGCTTGGAGCCATTGCAGGCGGGATGCGAGGGCACTCTCATTCTTTCTCCTCCCCCCCGTCCTCGTGCTGCCGACAGCAGTATCGAGCTGGGCCTGGCGGTGGATACGGTGGAGCTGGATCGGGATCAGGCCAAGTTGGTGTTGGTGGGGGTGCCGGATCGCCCTGGCATTGCCGCCCAACTCTTTCAGGGGATCGCGGCAGCAGGGGTGAATGTGGATTTGATTTTGCAGTCCCTCCAGTTCACAGCCTCTTGCGCCAGCGGGACGGACTCCTTGCCGCAGGGATCCGTGCCCCAGCCCACCAATGACATTGCCTTTACGGTCAGTCGGTCGCAGGTGGCCGAGGCTGCAGCCGTTGCCCGGCAGATTGGCCAAGAGCTGCAGTGTGCAGCGGTGATTGTGGATGAGGCGGTGGCCAAAGTCAGCATTGCCGGGGTGGGGATGATGGGCCGACCCGGAATTGCGGCGCAAATGTTCCAGGTGCTGGCCGAGGCCGGGATCAATTTGCAGATGATCTCCATGTCAGAGATCAAGGTGAGCTGTGTGGTGGCTGCGGAGCGGGCCGGGGATGCCGCCTTGGCTCTGGGAGAGTCGTTCCAGGTGATCCCCCACTTGCATCGGGCAAAGATGCCGGCTGCTCCTCAAGACAGCCACCCGGTACGCGGTGTTGCCTTGGATTTGAAGCAATCGCGGCTGGGCCTTCGCAAAGTGCCGGATCGTCCGGGAACTGCCGCCCATTTGTTTGGGCGCTTGGCGGCTGCTGGGATCATCGTGGACACCATCATCCAAAGCCAGCGGGGCTACCACAACGGGATCCCCAGTACCGACATTGCCTTTACCGTGCCTCAGGATCAAGCGATGGCTGCTGAGGCAGTCTGCCGGCAGGTGGCCGAAGAGCTCCAGGCGGCAGGAGTTGACGCGGATCACGACATTGCCAAGGTCAGCATTGTCGGCGCCGAGATGGAAACCTACCCTGGCGTGGCTGCTCGCCTGTTTGCAGCCCTAGCCGAAGCCGGAATCAACATCGAGATGATCGCCACCTCGGAGATCAAGGTGAGCTGTGTAGTGCGCCGGGATCGAGGGATCCCGGCCTTGCAAGCTATTCACCGCGCTTTCCGGCTGGACTGCCCCTAG